Proteins from a genomic interval of Desulfovibrio piger:
- a CDS encoding HdeA/HdeB family chaperone → MKKSLLAALIAATLCIPAVASADDETDMAKITCKEFLSAGESEMGLMLTWIDGYMSARSDNTMMSKAWMEKLGAHMASFCSSNPGKTIMDAMNAVPSN, encoded by the coding sequence ATGAAAAAAAGTCTTCTGGCTGCTCTGATCGCCGCCACACTTTGCATACCTGCCGTGGCTTCCGCAGATGATGAAACCGATATGGCCAAGATAACCTGCAAAGAGTTTTTGAGTGCTGGCGAAAGCGAAATGGGCCTGATGCTAACCTGGATTGATGGCTACATGAGTGCTCGGAGCGACAATACCATGATGAGTAAGGCCTGGATGGAAAAACTGGGCGCTCACATGGCCTCTTTCTGTTCCTCTAATCCCGGCAAAACCATCATGGACGCAATGAACGCTGTCCCATCCAACTAA
- a CDS encoding IS1/IS1595 family N-terminal zinc-binding domain-containing protein produces MNEKPPCPKCQSIEVVKNGKVQGKQKDKCKSCSLQFTRLTPRGRPAQEKAMAVTLYTLGLSIRAIAGLIGVSPTAVLKWIKTFAKTHYEDFRFDPMDSCLLRVGTRLSYEIFQGFSPYAGVAWEHEFDGTARTELSNHGVDAPSVPMRGDSAVFMAGLQWDPAHSSLHVDLGLEGSAGVRQSIGGQARLVWEF; encoded by the coding sequence ATGAACGAAAAACCGCCATGCCCTAAATGTCAATCAATAGAAGTCGTCAAGAATGGAAAAGTTCAAGGAAAACAAAAAGATAAGTGCAAATCTTGCTCCTTGCAATTTACGAGACTGACTCCTCGCGGTCGGCCTGCACAAGAAAAGGCCATGGCAGTAACCTTGTACACGCTCGGGCTTTCCATACGGGCTATAGCTGGGCTCATTGGGGTTTCTCCGACTGCTGTTTTGAAGTGGATAAAGACATTCGCCAAAACACACTATGAGGACTTCCGCTTCGATCCCATGGATTCCTGCCTGCTCCGCGTGGGCACCCGCCTGAGCTATGAGATTTTCCAGGGCTTCAGTCCCTACGCGGGCGTGGCCTGGGAACATGAGTTCGACGGCACGGCCCGCACGGAACTGAGCAATCACGGCGTGGATGCACCCTCGGTCCCCATGCGCGGCGACAGCGCCGTCTTCATGGCAGGCTTGCAGTGGGATCCCGCTCACAGCTCCCTCCATGTGGACCTGGGGCTCGAAGGTTCCGCGGGTGTCCGGCAGAGCATCGGCGGCCAGGCCCGCCTGGTCTGGGAATTCTGA
- a CDS encoding GNAT family N-acetyltransferase, giving the protein MSFCLQVAGDGDVFPMLAIYAPYVRDTAITFEYEVPTAAEFGARLHHVLLEYPWLVCRASGQVLGYAYAHRHMERAAYGWNVECSVYVLGSARGRGVGRALYGALLELLRLQGVVNAYGCIAVPNEPSEALHRATGFSLLGHFPASGWKQGRWHDIVWYGRCLREPGAGEPAPLRPFGSLGQELVDEVLRRHARG; this is encoded by the coding sequence ATGAGCTTTTGCCTGCAGGTGGCCGGGGACGGCGACGTCTTCCCCATGCTGGCCATCTATGCGCCCTATGTGCGGGACACGGCCATCACCTTCGAATACGAGGTGCCCACGGCTGCGGAGTTCGGCGCGCGTCTGCATCATGTGCTGCTGGAATATCCCTGGCTGGTCTGCCGGGCGTCGGGGCAGGTGCTGGGCTATGCCTATGCCCACCGGCATATGGAGCGGGCGGCCTACGGCTGGAACGTGGAGTGTTCCGTCTATGTGCTGGGTTCCGCCCGTGGGCGCGGCGTGGGGCGTGCCCTGTACGGGGCCCTGCTGGAACTGTTGCGCCTGCAGGGCGTGGTCAACGCCTATGGCTGCATCGCGGTGCCCAACGAGCCTAGCGAAGCCCTGCACAGGGCGACGGGCTTTTCCCTGCTGGGGCATTTCCCGGCCTCGGGCTGGAAGCAGGGCCGCTGGCACGACATCGTCTGGTACGGCCGCTGCCTGCGGGAGCCGGGTGCGGGAGAGCCTGCGCCGCTGCGTCCTTTCGGCAGTCTCGGTCAGGAACTGGTGGACGAGGTGCTGCGCCGCCACGCCCGGGGATGA
- a CDS encoding NYN domain-containing protein, with protein MARFTGFDEVYSALYVDFDNIYTRFLEADPEAARAFGMAPYRWVRWIENHALRILYGDGVRRRILKRMCYLNPQRYQEFRYHFIRSAFQVVDCPPLTTRGKTSADIHLVMDCIDDLSHPTHFDEFIILSGDADFTPLLIRLQEHARRTLILSVGYSSPAYTAAASWRIREDWFLQQALKDERPEDDADAAPGNASLPQARPLRDTLSRMAPGASDEDDEDDGPAPGNSW; from the coding sequence ATGGCACGTTTTACCGGTTTTGATGAAGTGTACAGCGCCCTGTATGTGGACTTTGACAACATTTACACCCGTTTTCTTGAAGCAGACCCCGAAGCGGCCCGGGCCTTCGGCATGGCCCCCTACCGCTGGGTGCGCTGGATCGAGAACCACGCCCTGCGCATCCTCTACGGTGACGGCGTGCGCCGCCGCATCCTGAAGCGCATGTGTTACCTCAACCCCCAGCGCTATCAGGAATTCCGTTACCATTTCATCCGCAGCGCCTTCCAGGTGGTGGACTGTCCGCCCCTGACCACCCGCGGCAAGACCAGCGCGGACATCCATCTGGTCATGGACTGCATAGATGACCTGTCCCACCCCACCCATTTCGACGAATTCATCATCCTGTCCGGCGACGCGGACTTCACCCCCCTGCTCATCCGCCTGCAGGAACACGCCCGCCGCACCCTGATCCTCTCCGTAGGCTATTCCTCGCCCGCCTACACGGCGGCCGCCTCCTGGCGCATCCGCGAGGACTGGTTCCTGCAGCAGGCCCTCAAGGACGAACGCCCCGAAGATGACGCCGACGCCGCGCCCGGCAATGCTTCCCTGCCCCAGGCCCGTCCCCTGCGCGACACCCTTTCGCGCATGGCCCCCGGCGCCAGCGACGAAGACGACGAGGACGACGGCCCCGCCCCGGGCAACAGCTGGTAA
- a CDS encoding basic amino acid ABC transporter substrate-binding protein encodes MIRKLTLALCFLVLMSSAVAAKTLVVAGHCGYPPMEYLNDKKVPTGYSIDYIKEVAKRAGFDMKFRDVAWDGIFAGLASGNYDILASSTTITPERQKTFDFSDPYYGVVQAVVMAKGKKIDSLAGLKGLTVGSQIGITGVFVLQKANVGAKIKEYDDIGLAFEDLAAGRIDAVIADDPVAKFYANKREDFAGKFSVAYLHKDPEYFGFCVRKGETELVKRINKAIAAMKADGTEDKLKIKWMGSAD; translated from the coding sequence ATGATCCGTAAACTGACCCTTGCCCTGTGCTTCCTTGTCCTCATGTCCTCGGCCGTGGCCGCCAAGACCCTGGTGGTGGCCGGACACTGCGGCTACCCGCCCATGGAATACCTGAACGACAAGAAAGTCCCCACCGGTTATTCCATTGATTACATCAAGGAGGTGGCCAAACGCGCCGGCTTTGACATGAAATTCCGTGATGTGGCCTGGGACGGCATCTTTGCCGGTCTGGCCTCGGGCAACTACGACATCCTGGCCTCCTCCACCACCATCACCCCCGAACGCCAGAAGACCTTCGACTTCTCCGACCCGTATTACGGCGTCGTGCAGGCCGTGGTCATGGCCAAGGGCAAGAAGATCGACAGCCTGGCCGGCCTCAAGGGCCTGACCGTAGGCAGCCAGATCGGCATCACCGGCGTGTTCGTGCTGCAAAAGGCCAACGTGGGCGCCAAGATCAAGGAATACGACGACATCGGTCTGGCCTTCGAAGACCTGGCCGCCGGCCGCATCGACGCCGTCATCGCCGACGACCCCGTCGCCAAGTTCTACGCCAACAAGCGTGAAGACTTCGCCGGCAAGTTCTCCGTGGCCTACCTGCACAAGGATCCCGAATACTTCGGCTTCTGCGTGCGCAAGGGCGAGACCGAACTCGTGAAGCGCATCAACAAGGCCATCGCCGCCATGAAGGCCGACGGCACCGAAGACAAGCTGAAGATCAAGTGGATGGGCTCTGCCGACTAG
- a CDS encoding basic amino acid ABC transporter substrate-binding protein: MFRKLTLALCALVLMCTPVAAKTLVVAGNCAFPPMEFLTDKKVPTGYSIDYIHEIAKRANLKITFRDVAWDGIFAGLAAGNYDILASSTTITPERQQAFDFTIPYYGAVQAVVMPKGKKIDSLADLKGLTVGSQIGITGVFVLRKADVGAKIKEYDDIGLAFEDLAAGRTDAVICDDPVAKYYANKRADFAGKFNVAYLHKDPEYYGFCLRKGDTELLERLNKAIASMQADGTEAKLKIKWMGAAD, translated from the coding sequence ATGTTCCGCAAACTCACTCTTGCCCTGTGCGCACTCGTCCTGATGTGCACTCCCGTGGCCGCCAAGACCCTCGTGGTCGCCGGCAACTGTGCCTTCCCGCCCATGGAATTCCTGACGGACAAGAAGGTCCCCACCGGCTATTCCATCGACTACATCCATGAGATCGCCAAACGCGCGAATCTGAAGATCACCTTCCGCGACGTGGCGTGGGACGGCATCTTCGCCGGTCTGGCCGCCGGTAACTACGACATCCTGGCTTCCTCCACCACCATCACTCCCGAGCGCCAGCAGGCCTTCGACTTCACCATCCCCTACTATGGCGCCGTGCAGGCCGTGGTCATGCCCAAGGGCAAGAAGATCGACAGCCTGGCCGACCTCAAGGGCCTGACCGTGGGCAGCCAGATCGGCATCACCGGCGTGTTCGTGCTGCGCAAGGCCGACGTGGGCGCCAAGATCAAGGAATACGACGACATCGGTCTGGCCTTCGAAGACCTGGCCGCCGGCCGTACCGACGCCGTCATCTGTGACGACCCCGTCGCCAAGTACTATGCCAACAAGCGCGCCGACTTCGCCGGCAAGTTCAACGTTGCCTACCTGCACAAGGATCCCGAATACTACGGCTTCTGCCTGCGCAAGGGCGATACCGAGCTGCTGGAACGCCTCAACAAGGCCATCGCCAGCATGCAGGCCGACGGCACCGAAGCCAAGCTGAAGATCAAGTGGATGGGCGCTGCCGACTAG
- a CDS encoding basic amino acid ABC transporter substrate-binding protein, which yields MFRKLTLTLCALMMMCTSVAAETLVVATNCTYPPMEFLNDKKVPNGYSIAYATEVLKRAGYEMELRDVAWDGIFAGLAAGNYDLLAASTTITPERQKAFDFTEPYYGVVQAVVMPKGKKINSLADLKGLTVGSQIGITGVLVLQEANVGAKIREYDDIGLAFEDLAAGRVDAVICDDPVAKYYANKRTDFAGKFGIAYQHNNPEYFGFCVRKGRTEMLNRLNKAIASMQADGTENKLKVEWMGTAD from the coding sequence ATGTTCCGCAAACTCACGCTTACCCTGTGTGCTCTCATGATGATGTGCACGTCCGTGGCCGCCGAGACCCTGGTGGTCGCCACCAACTGCACCTATCCGCCCATGGAATTCCTGAACGACAAAAAGGTGCCCAACGGCTATTCCATCGCCTACGCCACGGAAGTGCTCAAGCGTGCCGGTTATGAGATGGAACTGCGCGACGTGGCCTGGGACGGCATCTTCGCCGGTCTGGCCGCCGGCAACTACGACCTGCTGGCCGCTTCCACCACCATCACTCCCGAACGCCAGAAGGCCTTCGACTTCACCGAACCTTACTACGGCGTGGTGCAGGCCGTGGTCATGCCCAAGGGCAAGAAGATCAACAGCCTGGCCGACCTCAAGGGCCTGACCGTGGGCAGCCAGATCGGCATCACCGGCGTGCTCGTGCTGCAGGAAGCCAACGTGGGCGCCAAGATCCGCGAATACGACGACATCGGTCTGGCCTTCGAAGACCTGGCCGCCGGTCGTGTGGACGCCGTCATCTGTGACGACCCCGTCGCCAAGTACTACGCCAACAAGCGTACCGATTTCGCCGGCAAGTTCGGCATCGCCTACCAGCACAACAATCCCGAATACTTCGGCTTCTGCGTGCGCAAGGGCCGTACCGAGATGCTGAACCGCCTCAACAAGGCCATCGCCAGCATGCAGGCCGACGGCACCGAAAACAAGCTGAAGGTCGAGTGGATGGGCACTGCCGACTAG
- a CDS encoding amino acid ABC transporter permease — MKDEGQSKGNIIMVTDGPSIPNPREWRLINAWSIALCGAIITLVLLCTTGPQVYRDAIIFLPDGLLLTFKVTAYSICGAVPLGLLTGLGRISRNRFFNLLASTYVEVIRGIPLLVQIFYIYFAISMLVKMEGVTSAVIALSFCYGAYMGEVFRAGILAIPHGQTEAARSLGFNRVQTMFYVVLPQAWRTIIPPVGNECIAMLKDTALVSVIGMPDLMQRARSFASKSYCYFESYTVVALVYLIITLILSKIVSIIEARLNHYDRKK; from the coding sequence ATGAAAGACGAAGGGCAAAGCAAAGGCAACATCATCATGGTGACGGACGGCCCGTCCATCCCGAACCCTCGCGAATGGCGGCTCATCAACGCATGGTCCATCGCCCTGTGTGGTGCCATCATCACCCTGGTGCTGCTCTGCACCACCGGGCCGCAGGTCTACCGTGATGCCATCATCTTCCTGCCTGACGGCCTGCTGCTCACCTTCAAGGTGACGGCCTACTCCATCTGCGGCGCCGTGCCTCTGGGCCTGCTGACCGGCCTGGGGCGCATCTCGCGCAACCGCTTTTTCAACCTGCTGGCCTCCACCTATGTGGAAGTCATCCGCGGCATCCCCCTGCTGGTGCAGATCTTCTACATCTACTTCGCCATCTCCATGCTGGTGAAGATGGAAGGCGTGACCTCCGCCGTCATCGCCCTGAGCTTCTGCTACGGCGCCTACATGGGCGAAGTGTTCCGCGCGGGCATCCTGGCCATCCCCCACGGGCAGACCGAAGCGGCCCGCTCCCTGGGCTTCAACCGCGTGCAGACCATGTTCTATGTGGTGCTGCCCCAGGCCTGGCGCACCATCATCCCGCCCGTCGGCAACGAATGCATCGCCATGCTCAAGGATACGGCCCTGGTCTCCGTCATCGGCATGCCCGACCTGATGCAGCGCGCCCGCAGTTTTGCCTCCAAGAGCTACTGCTATTTCGAGTCCTACACCGTGGTCGCCCTGGTGTACCTCATCATCACCCTCATCCTCTCCAAGATCGTCAGCATCATCGAAGCGAGGCTCAATCACTATGACAGAAAAAAATAG
- a CDS encoding amino acid ABC transporter ATP-binding protein, with amino-acid sequence MTEKNSTEPIISIRHVWKYFGQLPALQDVSLDIAPGERVVIIGPSGSGKSTLLRSINRLEEIDGGSIIVNGQDINDKANNINEMRRNLGMVFQQFNLFPHKTVLQNLTLAPRKLLNIPKAEAETMALKLLKKVGISDKANVYPAMLSGGQQQRVAIARALAMQPDIMLFDEPTSALDPEMVGEVLDVMVSLAEEGMTMICVTHEMGFARTVADRLIFMDHGQILEMGKPDTLFNSPRHPRLRQFLTQIL; translated from the coding sequence ATGACAGAAAAAAATAGCACCGAGCCCATCATCAGCATCCGCCACGTCTGGAAGTACTTCGGACAGCTCCCGGCCCTGCAGGATGTGAGCCTCGATATCGCTCCCGGCGAGCGCGTGGTCATCATCGGGCCTTCCGGTTCCGGCAAGTCCACCCTGCTGCGCTCCATCAACCGTCTTGAAGAGATCGACGGCGGCAGCATCATCGTCAACGGGCAGGACATCAACGACAAGGCCAACAACATCAACGAGATGCGCCGCAACCTCGGCATGGTCTTCCAGCAGTTCAACCTCTTCCCGCACAAGACGGTGCTGCAGAACCTGACCCTGGCCCCGCGCAAGCTGTTGAACATCCCCAAGGCCGAAGCCGAGACCATGGCCCTGAAGCTGCTCAAGAAAGTGGGCATCAGCGACAAGGCCAACGTCTACCCCGCCATGCTCTCCGGCGGCCAGCAGCAGCGCGTGGCCATCGCCCGCGCCCTGGCCATGCAGCCGGACATCATGCTCTTCGACGAGCCCACCTCCGCCCTTGACCCCGAAATGGTGGGCGAAGTGCTGGACGTTATGGTGAGCCTGGCCGAAGAAGGCATGACCATGATCTGCGTGACCCACGAAATGGGCTTTGCCCGTACCGTGGCCGACCGCCTGATCTTCATGGACCACGGCCAGATCCTGGAAATGGGCAAGCCCGATACCCTGTTCAACTCGCCGCGCCATCCGCGCCTGCGCCAGTTCCTGACGCAGATCCTGTAA
- a CDS encoding tRNA-specific 2-thiouridylase: MTQLAVAVSGGVDSLCALLRLREQGHDILALHGLFLPDAASSGLRPAPEGPRLLTAAEALAAPLPPASRQAVEGLQTACGQLGIPLHVADMRAVFDREVVTPFVRAYARGRTPNPCALCNRAIKFGALLDAALSLGADRIATGHYARLLDGPAGPVLAAADDLAKDQSYFLSLVPLERLRRAVFPLARQDKAASIAQVKDAGLAVPVPQESQEICFIPAGEDAYRAFLERRWQAEGLSLPGSGPVLLEEADSDGRPVLRPLARHEGLWRYTEGQRRGLGIAHSEPLYVLRKQGEDNTLVVGGRARLGMHGCLTGPANLLCPPEQWPDTLLARLRHRQRPTPARVEITDGGLRITLAEPQFPSAPGQVAAIYDEQGRVLAGALVRELF, encoded by the coding sequence ATGACACAACTGGCCGTTGCCGTCAGCGGCGGCGTGGACAGCCTCTGCGCCCTCCTGCGCCTGCGCGAACAGGGACACGACATCCTGGCCCTGCACGGGCTCTTCCTGCCCGATGCCGCATCTTCCGGCCTGCGCCCGGCCCCTGAAGGCCCCCGTCTGCTCACGGCAGCGGAGGCCCTGGCCGCGCCTCTGCCCCCCGCCAGCCGTCAGGCGGTGGAAGGCCTGCAAACAGCCTGCGGACAGCTGGGCATCCCCCTGCATGTGGCCGACATGCGCGCGGTCTTCGACAGGGAGGTCGTCACGCCCTTCGTGCGGGCCTATGCCCGGGGCCGGACGCCCAACCCCTGTGCGCTCTGCAACCGGGCCATCAAGTTCGGGGCCCTGCTGGACGCCGCCCTGAGCCTGGGCGCGGACCGCATCGCCACCGGCCATTACGCCCGCCTGCTGGACGGCCCTGCCGGGCCCGTGCTGGCCGCAGCGGACGATCTGGCCAAGGACCAGAGCTACTTCCTTTCCCTCGTGCCGCTGGAACGCCTGCGCCGGGCCGTGTTCCCCCTTGCCCGGCAGGACAAGGCCGCCAGCATCGCCCAGGTGAAGGACGCGGGGCTGGCAGTGCCCGTACCGCAGGAAAGCCAGGAGATATGCTTCATCCCCGCCGGAGAGGACGCCTACCGGGCCTTCCTGGAGCGGCGCTGGCAGGCGGAAGGCCTGTCCCTGCCCGGCAGCGGCCCCGTCCTGCTGGAAGAGGCGGACAGCGACGGCCGCCCCGTGCTGCGCCCGCTGGCCCGGCATGAAGGCCTGTGGCGCTATACCGAAGGCCAGCGCCGGGGCCTGGGCATCGCCCACAGCGAGCCCCTTTACGTGCTGCGCAAGCAGGGAGAGGACAATACCCTCGTGGTGGGCGGCAGGGCCCGCCTGGGCATGCACGGCTGCCTCACCGGCCCCGCCAACCTGCTCTGCCCGCCCGAACAGTGGCCGGACACCTTGCTGGCCCGCCTGCGCCATCGCCAGCGCCCCACCCCCGCCCGGGTGGAGATCACGGACGGCGGCCTGCGCATCACGCTGGCGGAACCGCAATTCCCCAGCGCCCCCGGACAGGTGGCCGCCATCTACGACGAGCAGGGCCGCGTGCTGGCCGGTGCGCTGGTGCGGGAACTGTTCTAG
- the murJ gene encoding murein biosynthesis integral membrane protein MurJ: MSFFSQKQRMGAAALILAASTILSRLMGLVRDKVISWQFGAGSEADMYFAAFVVPDIINHLLAGGIMAITIIPLLSRRFQEDEDDGWRFFSCIFCWMVVASLLVTGAGMLGAEELARITAPGFDAAQTARLAFFMRIILPAQVFFLCGACVTALLYMRRQFRVPALAPLIYNGCIIAGGLLLSWLTQGMDLPAEWELGGMTGYCVGVTVGACLGAFLLPFRVAAAGGLRLSPVFRHPLLKRFLIMALPLMLGQTVIFLDEQFMRVFGSLVGDGAVSLLNYARRIMQVPVGLMGQAAAVASYPFLVFLLTNGEKERFDQTLSAALRASVGLIIPCALWMGVAAQPIMGVIFQGGRFGLAETVASTPLLQIMLAATPLWILYMVLVRAFYADGDTLTPATTGTVMTLLALPVYYWWAVPLGAWAIALTSAVSVSAYVLWLVAIWARRQGTGAFAGLLSLSGRALLCSLPAGAASWAAQYGLDGLRASGTLALPAVAQACLTCAASGLAFAVIFLPLSYRLAPGILEPVWRRLRRGRPQGQA, from the coding sequence ATGAGCTTTTTCTCGCAAAAACAGCGCATGGGCGCGGCGGCCCTGATCCTGGCCGCCAGCACCATCCTGTCCCGCCTCATGGGACTGGTGCGCGACAAGGTCATTTCCTGGCAGTTCGGCGCGGGCAGTGAAGCGGACATGTACTTCGCGGCCTTCGTGGTGCCGGACATCATCAACCACCTGCTGGCCGGGGGCATCATGGCCATCACCATCATCCCCCTGCTGTCCCGGCGCTTCCAGGAGGACGAGGACGACGGCTGGCGCTTTTTCTCCTGCATCTTTTGCTGGATGGTGGTGGCCTCGCTGCTGGTGACGGGGGCGGGCATGCTGGGCGCCGAAGAGCTGGCCCGCATCACGGCCCCGGGCTTCGATGCCGCCCAGACGGCACGGCTGGCCTTTTTCATGCGCATCATCCTGCCCGCGCAGGTCTTCTTCCTGTGCGGGGCCTGCGTCACGGCCCTGCTCTACATGCGGCGGCAGTTCCGCGTGCCCGCGCTGGCGCCCCTGATCTACAACGGCTGCATCATCGCGGGCGGCCTGCTGCTGTCCTGGCTGACGCAGGGCATGGATCTGCCTGCCGAATGGGAACTGGGCGGCATGACCGGTTATTGCGTGGGCGTGACCGTGGGGGCCTGTCTGGGGGCCTTTTTGCTGCCCTTCCGGGTGGCTGCCGCCGGGGGGCTGCGCCTGTCGCCGGTCTTCCGGCATCCGCTGCTCAAGCGCTTTTTGATCATGGCCCTGCCCCTTATGCTGGGCCAGACCGTCATCTTTCTGGATGAGCAGTTCATGCGCGTGTTCGGCTCGCTGGTGGGCGACGGCGCCGTGAGCCTGCTCAACTATGCCCGGCGCATCATGCAAGTGCCGGTGGGCCTCATGGGACAGGCGGCCGCCGTGGCTTCCTATCCCTTCCTGGTCTTCCTGCTGACCAATGGCGAGAAGGAACGCTTCGACCAGACCCTGAGTGCGGCCCTGCGGGCCAGCGTGGGCCTCATCATCCCCTGTGCCCTCTGGATGGGCGTGGCCGCCCAGCCCATCATGGGCGTCATCTTCCAGGGCGGCCGCTTCGGTCTGGCCGAGACCGTGGCCAGCACGCCCCTGTTGCAGATCATGCTGGCCGCCACGCCGCTGTGGATTCTGTACATGGTGCTGGTGCGCGCCTTCTATGCCGACGGCGATACCCTGACCCCGGCCACCACGGGCACGGTCATGACCCTGCTGGCCCTGCCGGTCTATTACTGGTGGGCCGTGCCCCTGGGCGCGTGGGCCATCGCCCTGACCTCGGCGGTGAGCGTCAGCGCCTATGTGCTCTGGCTGGTGGCCATCTGGGCACGACGTCAGGGCACGGGCGCCTTCGCGGGCCTGCTTTCCCTGTCCGGCCGGGCCCTGTTGTGCTCCCTGCCCGCCGGGGCGGCCTCCTGGGCGGCCCAGTACGGACTGGACGGCCTGCGTGCCTCCGGGACGCTGGCCTTGCCCGCCGTGGCTCAGGCCTGCCTGACCTGCGCTGCCAGCGGTCTGGCCTTTGCCGTGATCTTCCTGCCCTTGAGCTACAGGCTGGCACCCGGCATACTGGAGCCTGTCTGGCGGCGGCTGCGGCGCGGCCGTCCGCAGGGACAGGCCTAG